Genomic segment of Deltaproteobacteria bacterium:
TTTGCTCCCTCTTGTTTAATTGAACGACTGCATCAATGCAGGCACCTGATTCTCCGGAGCCCGACCATGTTTCCTGTACCGTGAGGTATTCCCGGAAAAGGTCATGCACAGGGGCAAACTGGGCGTCATTTGTATATAGCGTGTTGAGGAATGCATCGAAAAAGATAAACATACCCAACGCTCCGGAATCGACAACGTGAGCATTTTTGAGGACCGGAAGTGTCTGCGTTGTTTGCGATACTGCGGCATGAATTCTTTTCAGAACACCGGGTATCCACGTCCCCCGGTCATCTATGCTGGATTCCTTCAATGCGTGGTTCAGTTCGTCGAAGACACTCAGCATTGTGCCCGGCCGGGGATCCGCTATGGCACGCCATGCCCGTTGTGTCCCTGTTTCAACGGCCTGCGCAAACTGCCCGCTGTTTTCGTAGGACAAAAATCCGGTAAAAAATTGTGCGGCAATGTTTCCGGAGTTGCCGCGGGCCGAGACAAAGAGTTTTTCAACAATCGCAGATCGATCGCGGA
This window contains:
- a CDS encoding DAK2 domain-containing protein produces the protein MNADFFDALRAGTERISVWADLLDRINVFPVADGDTGRNLLVSLLPLKSPVRDRSAIVEKLFVSARGNSGNIAAQFFTGFLSYENSGQFAQAVETGTQRAWRAIADPRPGTMLSVFDELNHALKESSIDDRGTWIPGVLKRIHAAVSQTTQTLPVLKNAHVVDSGALGMFIFFDAFLNTLYTNDAQFAPVHDLFREYLTVQETWSGSGESGACIDAVVQLNKREQ